The window TGCACAGCTACAAGGCAGGCCAGCGCACCTCGACGTCGTACTTCGACGGCATCGTGCGGCCGTACATCGGGCCCGGCTACTGGGCGCCGTATGCCAGTGGCGACGGCGTGACGCTGAACGTCCCGTCGTGGGCCGACGGCATCTCACCCGAACGCACCGGCACGGCCGACACGTATGCGGCCGATCCGCACACCTCGCAGCAGCTCGACCTGTACGTGGACGGCCAGATGGCGGGGTCGGGCTCGTACCAGAGCCTGTCGGCGTACGGACTGGCCGATGGCGCGCACGATCTGAAGATCGTGAACACCGCGACGCAGGACGGCACGCTGCTGGGCGACCAGTCGACGTCGACCCGCACCGAGTGGACGACGACGGCGACCACCGACGCGTCGAACTACGACCAGCACATGCTGCCGCTGCTGCAGGGGTACTACAGCATCGACGACGACACGAAGGGCCGTCATCGCCCGTCGACGTCCGAGACGCTGAACGTGCAGGTCGGTCATCTGGCCGGTGCCGTGGGATCGGCCAAGGTGACCGGCGCCACGGCGCAGGTGCGGGTGAACGGCGGAAAGTGGCAGAGCGTGAAGCTGACCCTGCGCTCGCGCGACACGTCGGGACCGGGCGAGGCGTCGGGCATGTTCCCCACCGGTCGCGCGTACGTCGCCTCGTACACGGCTGAGGTTCCCACGAACAAGGCCGGCTGGGTCGATCTGAAAGTGACGGCGAAGGATGCCGCAGGCAACACCTTCGCTCAGCAGATCACCCATGCGTTCCAGATCTCCGCGTCGCACCAGGGGCACCCGAAGCCCTGACGCGGTGACACAGCAGCAGGCGGCCCCGGGAGGTGATCCTTCCCGGGGCCGCCTGTGTGTTCACACGACCAGGTCGAGCTCGCCCGCCGCACCTTCGCGCAGCACGACGCCGGCGGCATCCGCCCACCGCCGCAGCGTGTCGATCGACGCGATGCGCGGCCGATCGGTGGCCAGCTGCCGCACCAGCTCGCCCTTGGCGTGCTTGTTGAAGTGGTTCAGCGCACGGGTGGTGCCATCGGCCCCGTCGGTCACCACGCGCAGGTAGGCGTGCGGGGTACCGGCGGGGATCGGGCCGAGCGCCGCGTAGGCCTCGGAGCGCAGGTCGAGGACGAACGAAGGCGCCCGCTGCGCGATTGCGGCCGTCACCGCGTCTGCCCACACCCGGCGCAGCGGCGGCAGACCGGGCAGGGTCGTGCCGGCGGCGAGCCGATAGGCCGGGATAGCGTCGAGGGCGGCCACCGGGCCGAACGGCGCCGAGTGGATAAGCACATGCGCACCGAGCCAGCGCCGCGCCGCGGCATCCAACCCCGAGGCATCCAACGCGTCATAGAGCACGCCGGTATACCGATCGACAGCAGGCATCGTCGGGCCGGTGCGCAGCGCCGCATTGTGCGCGATGTCGCCGCGCTGCCGCGGCGACAGTTTGAGAATCCGGGCGGACTCTTCTTCGTCGGCGGCCAGAGACACCAGCGCGTCGATGACCTGGGCACGCTGGGGTGCGAGCTGCGCGAGAGCGAGAGCATCCAGCCGCAGAGAAGAGCGCCGCCCTCCGGAACGCTTGGTCTCGGAGGGCGGCAGCAGAATCAGCATGCCGGGTCAGGCCACGAGCGCGGCCTGGCCGGCGACGATGGTCACCCGATCGTTCTCGACAGAGACGAATCCGTCTTTCGCTTCGGCCTCGATCTTCACACCGTCAGCGCCGGTGATGCGCACGCGACCTTCGGCGAGGATCGCCAGCACGGGCTCGTGCCCGGCCATGAATCCGATCTCGCCTTCGACGGTCTTGGCGATGACGAGGGATGCCTCGCCGGTCCAGACCTCTTCTTCGGCGGAGACGAGAGTGACCTGCAGGGGCATGATCAGCCGTTCTCCTTCTGGATCTGCGCCCACTTGGCCTCGACGTCGGAGATGCCACCGACGTTGAAGAACGCCTGCTCGGCGACGTGGTCGAAATCACCCTTGACGATGGCGTCGAACGACTCGATGGTCTCCTTGATCGGAACCGTGGAGCCCTCCACACCGGTGAACTTCTTGGCCATGTAGGTGTTCTGCGACAGGAACTGCTGGATGCGGCGCGCACGCGAGACGACGATCTTGTCTTCTTCGCTGAGCTCGTCGACACCGAGGATCGCGATGATCTCCTGCAGCTCTTTGTTCTTCTGCAGAATCTGCTTGACCGCCGTGGCGACCCGGTAGTGGTCCTCGCCGATGTAGCG is drawn from Microbacterium protaetiae and contains these coding sequences:
- a CDS encoding YaaA family protein — encoded protein: MLILLPPSETKRSGGRRSSLRLDALALAQLAPQRAQVIDALVSLAADEEESARILKLSPRQRGDIAHNAALRTGPTMPAVDRYTGVLYDALDASGLDAAARRWLGAHVLIHSAPFGPVAALDAIPAYRLAAGTTLPGLPPLRRVWADAVTAAIAQRAPSFVLDLRSEAYAALGPIPAGTPHAYLRVVTDGADGTTRALNHFNKHAKGELVRQLATDRPRIASIDTLRRWADAAGVVLREGAAGELDLVV
- a CDS encoding F0F1 ATP synthase subunit epsilon, with the translated sequence MPLQVTLVSAEEEVWTGEASLVIAKTVEGEIGFMAGHEPVLAILAEGRVRITGADGVKIEAEAKDGFVSVENDRVTIVAGQAALVA